Genomic DNA from Nicotiana tabacum cultivar K326 chromosome 21, ASM71507v2, whole genome shotgun sequence:
AGGCCAAGCCCAGTGCCACCAGAATTTGTAGAAGCTAGCGCTTGGCTTTGTGTAAACTTGCTAAACAGGTTGGGAATATCCTGGGGATTAATTCCTATCCCGGTATCTTTTACCTAAACTACAGAAGATAGTAGTGAGAATAACAAATATATCAAGAATTAATCATTTGACAGTACAAGTATAAACTGTCAAATTTGCAACTATCCTTAACCTATAAAAAAACAAGTATATCAAGCTTGTAAAAATTATACCTGTACACGTAAATAAAAGTGATTTTCACTAGCCACAGCAAAAAACTCGGGGGCTCTAGGATCTCTTAAAGAATCTGATTTTGCAACAAAAGCAGAAATTGACACGCTGCCTTCCTTTGAGAACTTTACAGCATTGCCGACGATGTttaatagaatttgcattaaccGTTGTTCATCCCCAATTACATATTCTGGTAAATCTGAAGACAAACTAAGTGTGACGAACAGCTTTTTCACAGATGCAATAGGCTTGATTAAGTTAAGGACCTACAGCAATAAGCAGACACATAAATCAGTCAGTGACGTCCAGCAAAACATAGTGAACTGCAAAATATCAGTAATGTATTAAACAGATCTACAAGTCTTTGCTTTTTATTTTTCACAGATAACCTAGAACTTGgcaagaaaaaaagaaacaaaaggaggggggggggggggggtcaccTCTCCGAATAGAGCATGAAGATTAAAAGTGACAATATCAAGTTGAAGACTTCCATCCTCTAGCCTTGAAAGATCCAAGACATCATTGATCAGTGTCGCTAAAAGATTGCTGCTCTTGAGGATTGTTTCAACCATCAGACGTTGCTCCGGAGTTAGATCAGTTTCTTGCAGCAACGAAGAAAGTGCAATTATCGCATGCATGGGAGTTCTCATTTCATGATTCATAACAGCCAAGAAATCATTACGTGCACGAACAGCCATTTCTGCTTCTCTTCTTGCCAGATCAAGAGCCACATTCTGCTCCATAAGAAGATCCCTACCCCTCATCGATTCTTCTAAAATTGCAGCATGTGAGAGAGCAACAGCAACCTGAATTGACAACGCGTAGATTAAATCACACTGGGCACTCAAGATTGGCTCTTAGTTGATTAAATAGGCGTATACACACCTAAAACTAGTTGCAACCAGACACTAACAGCTAGAACAGAGTATTTTCCTATGTCTAgaagtataacaacaacaacaacccagtataatcccactagtggggtctggggagggtagtgtgtacgtagaccttacccctaccctggggtagagaggctgtttccgatagaccctcggctacatccctccaagaactccccaccttgctcttgttGTTGTTTTTAGAAAATGCCTAGAAATATTTGTGATCCTCTCAtaggatataatatttaatagaactatgAAGTGCATATATtgttatttactttaaataatggTTTGTGTCATTACTATCTTATCAAATGTTATTGAAACGCGTTACTCTtttttcttccatattcataCATGTCAGGATCTATTAAACTCTTATAGGCGATTCCGATTTTTGTCTCTGATTCCGATTTTGAGATCGAGGCCAAGTTGATTGAGTTGTGTTTTCCATCAATATCCGTTGGAAATCCAGGAATCAGAGACAAAGATAATAATTCTTAAGTatggagaaaaagtaaaaattccTGAATATCGTACAATGTAAACAGCAATAACAGTAAAACTTGGACACGTCGCCTGTAAATGAAAAAATATCATGATTATTTAATGAGTCAAGCTAAGACTAGGCTTGCCACTTGCTAGTGAGCTAAATTACATTCGAGAACAGTGCATTACCAGGGACAGAATGAAAAAGTTAAGTTTCTAAGTTTCTGATGAAGAAGTAAGATGCCAGATATGTAACTTTTTGAAACAGCTCTGTTGAAAAATCATTTTTGTAGCAACTCAGTAGTATTTACTTTTATACACTTAAATACATTACCCCAGAAGTGATTCACTTCACATGATAGAAGTACTTAAAAAACTACATATAATAAATTTTATGTACCAAGAAAGGACTACTCAATTAATTCAGAATGGCAGTTCCTAATATTTTTATATACCATAGATCCTACTTCCTATGCTTCTAATACAGTATGTCAGCTATGAAAGCAAAATCCAGTGGGAGTTAAGGTCCTAGCAGAAAATCTACTAAAATACACTCAATAAACACATCCACAGCCAGCTTAACTATTCACTCACCGGAAAGCAATCAACAGATGAAAGATATATATAGTCATAATTCACCTGCTGATtcatctttgaaaatatttataataacaattttactaataaaaattcAGCTCTGCAATTCCAATTTTTAATACCAATAATACAAATAACAACTCAGCTATGCAATTCCTGTTGCAGATTATCAGAGGATATCTCAGATTTTTGTAATTGGTCTTCTCCCTATCTGTTATTTGACAAAATGTTGACCTGAGATGAGTTTAAATGGAGAAACATGGTTAGCGAGGATTCATCTGGTCAACCCCAACCCTAACTTGTTTGGGATTAGTTGTTGTTGTCTTCTCCATATCTAATTTCACACCCAAAACTCAGTATGTCCACATGGTTGTGCGCAATCCATACTCGTACAAAGAGAAACTACAAAATATTACATGAAGGAACTTCCAATAGAAAAATCAAACCTGATCAGCTACCACTTCAACAAGCTCCAGCTCATGGACATGCCATTGTCTTGCACTGTCTGAAGGAAGCATCAAAACCATTAAAGCATAGCGCTTTGTTGAAAGTTCAGGCCAATCATTAATCTGAAAGTTTGAGAGATGCAGAAGCGGAACCCTGACAGCAACCACCTCACCAGGCATGTATTTCCCAGTAGGTCGAAGTTTTGCAACAGGGGAATTTGGTGATATTTTTACGGCACGGTTTGTACTGAAAACTTGGTTGATTACAGGAAGTTGTATAGGTACAGTCAGTCCAACTGGATTTTGATGACGTAGAGTGTAAGAAAGTTGAAGCTCTACTCCAGTACGTGTTGGCATCCACAATGCACACTCTTCTAAGGCCAATGTTCTTCCTAGCTCAACCAGTGTAGTCTTTAGAATAGTATGTCTATCAAGAGTGCTTCGGATTTCATGAGTTAGCATTCTAACATGTCTACCAGTCTCCTCTTGAGTGCGAATAATACCCATTTCACGATCAAGCTGTGCAgctttctttttcaagaataGTTCCCTAGTTTTGACACTTAATAAATCAGGAATGATGTGGACAAGCATGAGCGCAGTTATACATGATACCAGCGCAGTCAAGACCTTTGCAGTAGTCATTACTATTGCCACATTCCTTGTATGCATATTAAATGTCCATAAGTTGATAAGATGTGTTGCTCCACAAAGAACTATGAAAGCACCAAACTGCACAAGAACCCATCTATATGGAAAAACAGCAGACTTCTTAACGAAGTATATCAACTCCACTGGAATGGAGAAATAAGCAAGTGCTATGAAAAAATCAGATATGTACTGATACTTCATTAGCAAGTCATCAGCAGGCAATTGTGGGTCGATGATGCAGTTACATGAATCCACGATGGAAGATAACTGCAGCAAAAATTAGGGCATAAGGTCATGAAAGAGAAGGAAATATGGCTCAGAAGAATAACAAGTTAAACAAGAATTAGACACTGAACATAACTGCAGCATAAGTTATGACATACTTTCGTGAAAAAGGAATTCTGCTTcaaatgaacaaggtgaagtagaaaccaataataaaatataacagCTAAGTTAGTGTCAAATTATTGTGCTTAGAGTCAAATCATAGTGCCCTTAACACCAAAAGAAAACTAAATTGTGACTTTCATCTCTATGATACATACTTTTTGTAAGCCGCCTCTTTATTGATTTAATATGCCTAGATCTCTAAAAAGCTAAAAGCTAAAAGTGTTGGATGAATTCGGGGGTCTAAGTGTTTCTTTTTAATAATATCCTTTAGACAAGAATCATAGAATATATTGAAAAACATAACTCTCCTTCAGCAGTCTTGTTGGAAATGATAAGATTGTGTCCTAAACATGATCTAGTTCTTACAATGCAAATGCTACCCACAAATATTAGAAACTAGGGGTCTTCACCATCGTATCTTGGAAAAACGCTACACCAAGTACCCCGCATAATTTGTTTTGCATTTAAGGGATATACAGACAAGCTGAATAGGTGGGAAAATTAGTTGTAGAGGTTGAAagagaaattatttcctataGGTATCGTAAGTGGATCAAGGTTCATTGATGATATGGAACTTATTGATCTTCCTTTACATGGTGGACAGTTCACATGTTCAGACGGAATAATGAAGAATCAGCTTCAAGAATAGATAGATTTTTGGTTTCATGACAGTGGGATGATTCCTTCAAAGCCATCAAACAAACGGTGCTACCTAGGGTAGAGTCAGATCATTGTCCAATATTGTTGGAGTGTGGGGAATGGGAAAGAAGGAAGGAgtactttaagtttgaaaacatgtGGTCTGGACATGCTAATGTCCTGTCCACAGTGGAGAATTAGTGGAATTCTTATGAGTTCCAAGGCAAACCAGATGGGGTTCTAGCAAAAAAGCTCAGAAAGTTAAAAGAAGATTTAAAGAATTGGTACAAAGAATTTTTTGGTTACCTGGGAAGAAGAAAAGATCAGATTttgcaacaattgaaaagaagggGGCAAAGTGATAATCAGAATAGTAACTTAGAGGAAGAAGAATCTAATAGAATAGCATTAACAAAGGAATACATGATATAGCCAAGGCAGgagagatacaacaacaacaacatacccagtaatatcccacaccgtggggtctggacAGGAGAGATACATTGGAGACAAAATTCCAGATTTTTATCGATCAACCAGAGGTAAAACACTAGATTTTTTCACAAAATAGCAAATTCAAGCATGAGATATAATTGGATAGACAAGCTACAAATTGATGGGGAATTCACTGAAGATAAAGTACGATTAAAAATCACATCCTTGAGTTCTAAAAAGATCGTTTTCCAGAGAAGGAGAATTGGAGACCTTCATGGATATGCCCTGAGCTTGCTATGATCAGTGACCAGAAGAAAGAATGGTTGGAGAGACCTTGATGAAGCTGAGGCAACAAGAGTTATTAATATGGTGGAAGGGGATAAGCCACCTGGTCCGGATGGCTTTAATATGAGTTTCTTTAAGAAATGTTGGTATATTGTGAAAGAAGATGTTCTGAAGACATTTGAGGTGTTTTACAAGGAAGGAGAATTTGTTAAAAGCTAGAATTCTACCTTCATTGCTTTAATTCCAAAGAAGAAAGGGGCTGTCAACATCAAGGAATTCAGACCTATTAGTCTGCTTGGGAGCATAAACAAGTTGATAGCTAATGTTCTCACTGAGAGAATGAAGCTTGTaatataaaaattggtatttGTAAATCAGAATGCTTTTATGAAAGACAGGCAAATAGCAGATGCAACACTTTTGGCAAATGAATGCAATGACTCCTATTGGAAAAGGAAATTGTTTGGAGTGGTGTTTAAACTAGACTTGGAAAAGACTTATGATCATGTCAACTGGCCTTGTATGTTGAAGATGCCGGAGAAGATGAATTTTGGAGGAAGATGGATTCAATGGATATAATTCTGTTTTTCCACTGCTAAGTTCTCAATTCTTATCAATGGTAGTCCAGTAGGGCATTTTAATTCCCAAAAAGGCATGAGACAAGGGGACCCACTATCTCCTTAATTTGTTTCTTTTAGTGATGGAGGTTTTGAGTCAGATGATCAAAATTGCTGTGAGAAGAGACTGGATAAAAGGCTTTAAAATGGAGGGTCATTCAGGAAACTTTATAGAAGTCTCTTATAGCTTTATGTTGATGATACAAGATACATTGTTAATGTGTGGGGCTGAAAGAGAATAAGTGCTGCATTTGAGAGTGGTTTTGCTGGCTTTTGAAGCAGTAACATGACTGAAAATCGACTAGGCCAAGAGTTTAATGTTTTCTTTGAATGCTAACAGTAATGTAAATATGCAGGCTGATACTATGGGTTGCAAAGTTGAAAATTTTCCTACCACCTATCTAGGATTGCCTTTAGgtgcaaaattcaaaaataaatctGTATGGAATGGAGTTGTTGAGAAGTGTGAAAAGAAGTTGGCTTGTTGGAAGCAACATTACTTATCATTTGGGGGCAGACTGACATTATTAAATAGTATCCTTGATGGCATACCAACCTATCTAATGTCCCCGATCCCTATGCCAGCTAGTGCGGAGAAGAAAATTGATAAAATCAAAAGGCAATTCTTATGGGAATGTAACGAAAAAGGAGGAAATATCATTTAGTAAGGTGGAGCATTGTGACAAAACATAAGAAGGAAGAGGGGCTGGGAGTTAGAAATTTAAGAGCTCATAATTAGAGTTTGGTTTGTAAATGGCTATGGAGGTTAAATGATGGGAAAGATGCTCCCTGAAAAGAATTGATTGAGGTGATATATGGGAAAGAAGATTTCTGGGCACCCAAGGCAGTAAAGACTCCATGGAGTAGCTGTTTGGAGACAAATCAGTAATCTCTGAGAGGAATTCAATAAGTAATGGGAAGGTGGGTAATGGGAAAAAGATCAGATTTTGGAAAGACAATTGGGATGGTTTTGGTTTGTTGAAAGACCAATTTCCCAACCTGTACAAATTGGCTTACAATCCTGATGTAATCTTGGTTGATATATTTACCGATACATGATGGAACTACTAGTTTAGAAGTAATCTCTTTGATAGGGAAATGCAGGGAGTTGATAAATTTATACAGACGATGCAATTAGTAGAATTACTGCCAGATAAAAAGGATTGCTTATTCTAGAAAGCTAGTAGAATTACTGTCAGTTCATTTTATAAAATCCTCAATGCTGCTCAATCAATGCAAGCACAGAAGTGGCCTTGGAAGATGATCTGGAAGACTATAGTCCCAACAAAAATGGCATGTCTTTGTTGGTTAGTGTCTCATGAAGCATGTCTGACTCAAGAAAATCTGATGGAAAGGGGTTGGATCATGTGCAGTAGATGCTACTTGTGTGAAAAGGATAGTGAAACTGTGAATCATATTTTTGTGCACTGTGAATTTGATCCGGAAGACTAGTCCCAACAAAAGTGGCATGTCTTTGCTGGTTAGTGTCTAATGAAGCATATTTGACTCAAGAAAATCTGATGAGAAGGGGTTGGATCATGTGCAGTAGATGCTACTTGTGTGAAAAGGCTTGTGAAACTGTGAATCGTATTTTTGTGCACTGTGAATTTACTAGGCAGGTATAGACCATGTTCGTGGCTGACTTTGGCATCCATTGGTGAAGCCCTATGAAGTTCAGGAGTGTGCTGTAGTGCTGGGAATCCGCATGTCTAGAAGCATCCCTAAAGAAGATCTAGAGAGGTATTCCTCCTAGCATTGCTTGGACTATATGGAATGAAAAAAATAGAGGATGTTTTGATGGCAAATAGGAGCAGCTGCAGTCTGTTAAATATAATTTCTTACATTCAGTATTACTGGAGAGATGGAAAATGTTGTGCTGAATTTTACATAACATGCTGGACATGCTTGATTGCTTAGGGTTTTAATGTTCTTCAACTAGCTTTCTCTATGTAATTTCACAGTATCAGCTTGATGATATTTTCTGTTTTGTAAGACCTTTccttataatttaaaaataaaataaaaaaagcctctcaactaaatttaaaaaaaaaaaaaaaaaaaaaagtggacCGGGTGCTCGTGGATTAATTGGATTGCTCACATCAATTCTCCTTTTGGCAGTTACAGATCTATAGTGCCACTTGCACATAGTTGCTATCTCATAATGAATATCA
This window encodes:
- the LOC107824400 gene encoding ethylene receptor 1, encoding MGSLLRMNRFLSSIVDSCNCIIDPQLPADDLLMKYQYISDFFIALAYFSIPVELIYFVKKSAVFPYRWVLVQFGAFIVLCGATHLINLWTFNMHTRNVAIVMTTAKVLTALVSCITALMLVHIIPDLLSVKTRELFLKKKAAQLDREMGIIRTQEETGRHVRMLTHEIRSTLDRHTILKTTLVELGRTLALEECALWMPTRTGVELQLSYTLRHQNPVGLTVPIQLPVINQVFSTNRAVKISPNSPVAKLRPTGKYMPGEVVAVRVPLLHLSNFQINDWPELSTKRYALMVLMLPSDSARQWHVHELELVEVVADQVAVALSHAAILEESMRGRDLLMEQNVALDLARREAEMAVRARNDFLAVMNHEMRTPMHAIIALSSLLQETDLTPEQRLMVETILKSSNLLATLINDVLDLSRLEDGSLQLDIVTFNLHALFGEVLNLIKPIASVKKLFVTLSLSSDLPEYVIGDEQRLMQILLNIVGNAVKFSKEGSVSISAFVAKSDSLRDPRAPEFFAVASENHFYLRVQVKDTGIGINPQDIPNLFSKFTQSQALASTNSGGTGLGLAICKRFVNLMEGHIWIESEGLGKGSTAIFIIKLGIPGRSNESKLPFVAKLPANHMQMTFQGLKVLVMDDNGVSRMVTKGLLAHLGCDVTTVGSRDECLRVVTQEHKVVFMDVSMPGIDCYEVAVLIHERFGKHHGRPLIVALTGNTDRVTKENCMRVGMDGVILKPVSVDKMRSVLSELLEHGVVLES